A section of the Lepus europaeus isolate LE1 chromosome 10, mLepTim1.pri, whole genome shotgun sequence genome encodes:
- the GRAP2 gene encoding GRB2-related adapter protein 2, with protein MEAVAKFDFTASGEDELSFHTGDVLKILSNQEEWFKAELGSQEGYVPKNFIDVRFPEWFHEGLSRHQAENLLMGKEVGFFIIRASQSSPGDFSISVRHEDDVQHFKVMRDNKGNYFLWTEKFPSLNKLVDYYRTTSISKQKQIFLRDRAREDQGRRANSLDWRPQGGPQLSGATGEEIRPAVNRKLSDHPPPVPSQYSPHPPPPQRYPQHHHFHQDRRGGSLDINDGHCGVGMGGDANPALMHRRHTDPVQLQVAGRVRWARALYDFEALEDDELGFRSGELLEVLDSSNPSWWTGRLHSKLGLFPANYVAPTTR; from the exons ATCCTCAGCAACCAAGAGGAGTGGTTCAAGGCGGAGCTGGGGAGCCAGGAAGGCTACGTGCCCAAGAACTTCATAGACGTCCGATTTCCCGA GTGGTTTCATGAAGGCCTCTCCAGACACCAGGCCGAGAACTTGCTCATGGGCAAGGAGGTCGGGTTCTTCATCATCCGGGCCAGCCAGAGCTCCCCAGGGgacttctccatctctgtcaG GCACGAGGATGACGTCCAGCACTTCAAGGTCATGCGTGACAACAAGGGGAACTACTTCCTGTGGACCGAAAAGTTCCCCTCCCTAAACAAGCTGGTGGACTACTACAGGACGACGTCCATCTCCAAGCAGAAGCAGATCTTCCTGAGGGACAGGGCCCGAGAGGATCAG GGTCGCCGGgccaacagcctggactggaggCCCCAGGGAGGCCCCCAGCTCAGCGGGGCCACGGGAGAAGAGATCCGGCCGGCCGTGAACCGGAAGCTGTCGGACCACCCGCCCCCCGTGCCCTCGCAGTACTCCCCGCACCCGCCGCCGCCCCAGCGGTACCCACAGCACCATCATTTTCACCAG GATCGCCGTGGGGGCAGCCTGGACATCAACGACGGGCACTGTGGCGTGGGCATGGGCGGTGACGCGAATCCGGCCCTCATGCATCGGAGACACACGGACCCGGTGcagctgcaggtggcaggg CGCGTGCGGTGGGCGCGGGCGCTGTACGACTTCGAGGCCCTGGAGGACGACGAGCTGGGCTTCCGCAGCGGGGAGCTGCTGGAGGTCCTGGACAGCTCCAACCCGTCCTGGTGGACCGGCCGCCTGCACAGCAAGCTGGGCCTCTTTCCCGCCAACTACGTGGCGCCCACGACGCGCTGA